Proteins encoded by one window of Thermanaerothrix sp.:
- a CDS encoding energy transducer TonB, translating into MGPQAPSTSGAADPPEGALELDGRDLAVRRSVPPYPLSSRRRGEEGTVVVCLWVSRGRPERGEIRSSSGHKALDEAAKRAAMDWRFKEDLSGTVLIPFRFSLKD; encoded by the coding sequence ATGGGGCCACAGGCGCCTTCCACCTCCGGCGCGGCGGATCCCCCCGAAGGGGCCCTAGAGCTGGACGGGAGGGACCTGGCGGTGAGAAGGTCGGTGCCCCCCTACCCCCTTTCCTCTCGGCGGAGGGGGGAGGAGGGCACCGTGGTGGTGTGCCTTTGGGTGAGCCGAGGACGCCCGGAGCGGGGGGAGATAAGGTCCTCCAGCGGCCACAAAGCCCTTGACGAAGCGGCCAAAAGGGCCGCCATGGATTGGCGCTTTAAGGAGGACCTGAGCGGCACCGTACTAATCCCCTTCCGATTCAGCCTTAAGGACTGA
- a CDS encoding biopolymer transporter ExbD, which produces MRRNGPDIDMTPLLDVLFILIIFFVLTSSFAGLNLKDVLLPSGKGSAVTEGMTKTITVAVLKDGSLRVDNRPMSFEGLKDLVKGNGKGCKVLLGAHRDAPYGRVAQALEALQSLGVTSVGLLTEEPR; this is translated from the coding sequence GTGAGGAGGAACGGACCTGATATCGACATGACGCCCCTGCTGGACGTGCTCTTCATCCTCATCATCTTCTTCGTCCTCACGTCCTCCTTCGCGGGCCTCAACCTGAAGGACGTGCTGCTCCCCAGCGGAAAGGGCTCGGCGGTGACGGAGGGGATGACGAAGACCATCACCGTGGCGGTCCTCAAAGATGGGTCCCTCAGGGTGGACAACCGCCCCATGTCCTTTGAAGGACTCAAAGATCTCGTAAAGGGCAATGGCAAGGGCTGCAAGGTCCTGCTCGGGGCGCACCGGGACGCCCCCTACGGAAGGGTTGCCCAGGCCCTTGAGGCCCTTCAGAGCCTTGGGGTCACTTCCGTGGGGCTTCTGACGGAGGAACCAAGGTGA
- a CDS encoding MotA/TolQ/ExbB proton channel family protein, whose amino-acid sequence MAQHALWFLNEGGPIMWLILALSVSGTWIFLERLFLMRSIRNKLSSSEGLLNSLLAPLSSGDLRGAEEALRLQEDGPLKDLLKELVGLWDAGAQAMREGGSVFIRGEVFRQQKGLRWLEMSVRLSPMLGLLGTVIGMVQMFAAIGSSGAASSLVARGIRVALFTTVAGLSCAIPAQAGLIALQHMIDWYEEALNRAADRVVLARFKGPAQAQRPRGGKMEVGSLG is encoded by the coding sequence TTGGCGCAGCACGCCCTTTGGTTCCTGAACGAAGGAGGCCCTATCATGTGGCTCATCTTGGCCCTGTCGGTCAGCGGCACGTGGATATTTCTAGAGCGGCTCTTCCTCATGAGGTCCATAAGGAACAAGCTCTCCTCCTCGGAGGGGCTACTGAACTCCCTTTTGGCCCCCCTTTCCTCCGGAGATCTTCGGGGCGCCGAGGAGGCCCTCCGCCTTCAAGAGGACGGCCCGCTGAAGGATCTCCTCAAGGAACTGGTGGGCCTTTGGGACGCTGGGGCTCAGGCCATGAGGGAAGGGGGAAGCGTATTCATAAGGGGCGAGGTCTTCAGACAGCAGAAGGGGCTACGGTGGCTTGAGATGTCCGTCCGCCTCTCCCCCATGCTGGGCCTCTTGGGAACCGTCATAGGGATGGTGCAGATGTTCGCCGCCATAGGCTCCTCCGGGGCCGCCTCCTCGTTGGTGGCAAGGGGCATCAGGGTGGCCCTCTTCACCACCGTGGCGGGGCTGTCCTGCGCCATACCCGCCCAGGCGGGGCTCATCGCCCTGCAGCACATGATCGACTGGTACGAAGAGGCCTTGAACAGGGCGGCGGACCGGGTGGTGCTTGCAAGGTTCAAGGGTCCAGCACAAGCCCAGCGCCCCAGGGGGGGCAAGATGGAGGTGGGGTCCTTGGGGTGA
- a CDS encoding iron ABC transporter permease, which translates to MTGPRNLWLAMASLAIIILSPFMGPAEVPLEIEKALHSPIFMEMRLPRVLLGYATGATLSLCGAVFQVLLRNSLASPDVMGVSSGAALGAVCAIRFGLNIPLGAGAFLGSALAIGLIQAAGAVTQRRNPSGEGLMLAGVAASFLFGSLNMIIQYGGGYSDSFRMMRWSMGGIQVIGWDPLLPALLTLGITVLACRFFLQDLKLIRCGSILAKSRGVPVESVRLILFSTISMAVASSVSLCGPIGFVGLFGPHMARMTGARGQGEILSASAMIGGSMLTLCDVAARTLWAPSEIPVGIITSGVGALFFLWLLIRGQG; encoded by the coding sequence ATGACAGGCCCACGTAACCTTTGGCTGGCCATGGCCTCCCTGGCTATCATCATCCTAAGCCCCTTCATGGGCCCCGCGGAGGTGCCCCTTGAGATTGAAAAAGCCCTCCACAGCCCCATATTCATGGAGATGCGGCTTCCCAGGGTGCTGCTGGGCTACGCCACCGGCGCCACCTTGAGCCTTTGCGGGGCGGTCTTCCAGGTGCTGCTCAGGAACAGCCTGGCCTCCCCGGACGTGATGGGGGTGTCCTCCGGCGCCGCGCTGGGGGCGGTGTGCGCCATACGGTTTGGGCTCAACATCCCATTGGGGGCCGGGGCCTTCCTGGGCTCCGCCCTGGCCATAGGGCTCATACAGGCGGCAGGGGCGGTGACCCAAAGGCGGAACCCCTCCGGGGAGGGGCTCATGCTGGCGGGGGTGGCCGCCAGCTTCCTATTCGGAAGCCTCAACATGATAATCCAGTACGGAGGGGGCTACTCGGACTCCTTCAGGATGATGCGCTGGTCCATGGGGGGCATACAGGTGATAGGCTGGGACCCACTCCTGCCGGCCCTCCTGACCCTTGGGATAACCGTGCTGGCGTGCCGGTTCTTCCTTCAAGACCTAAAGCTGATCCGGTGCGGCTCAATCCTGGCCAAGAGCCGGGGGGTGCCGGTGGAATCGGTGCGGCTGATACTGTTCTCCACGATCTCCATGGCGGTGGCCTCCAGCGTGTCCCTGTGCGGCCCCATAGGCTTCGTGGGGCTCTTCGGCCCCCACATGGCCAGGATGACCGGCGCAAGGGGGCAGGGAGAGATCCTCTCCGCCAGCGCCATGATAGGGGGCTCCATGCTGACGCTATGCGACGTGGCGGCCAGGACCCTTTGGGCCCCATCGGAGATACCGGTGGGCATAATAACCTCCGGCGTAGGGGCCCTCTTCTTCCTCTGGCTGCTCATCAGAGGACAAGGATAA
- a CDS encoding ABC transporter ATP-binding protein yields the protein MNHGDELLKTRDLTVRFKSKTAVKALSLSLRLGEALALIGPNGAGKSTLLKALMGLVPFEGEAWAMGKPIRTLRPREISRIAAMVPQPSERRPPVTPRELAKLSRYPWQGPFDPLGAEDLKAVEGALRVVGLDSLADTPMEELSGGEGQRALMAAALAQGTPCLLLDEPTAFLDHRHQQEVLNLLMALKDGGTGGEKGMLMVTHDVNLALAWADRVVAMRDGEALFTLPPHQIGPSELEEVFNVPFVMLTDQRGRGCLMPEVMLR from the coding sequence ATGAACCACGGGGATGAGCTCTTAAAGACCCGGGACCTCACGGTCCGTTTCAAATCCAAGACCGCCGTGAAGGCCCTAAGCCTGTCCCTTCGCCTGGGGGAGGCCCTGGCGCTCATAGGCCCCAACGGGGCGGGGAAGAGCACCCTGCTCAAGGCACTGATGGGGCTGGTGCCCTTCGAGGGAGAGGCATGGGCCATGGGCAAGCCCATTAGGACCTTAAGGCCCAGGGAGATCAGCCGCATTGCGGCCATGGTGCCCCAGCCCTCCGAAAGACGCCCCCCGGTGACCCCAAGGGAGCTGGCCAAGCTCTCCCGGTACCCCTGGCAAGGGCCCTTCGACCCCCTAGGGGCCGAGGACCTCAAGGCGGTGGAAGGGGCCCTGCGGGTGGTGGGGCTTGACTCATTGGCGGACACCCCCATGGAGGAGCTAAGCGGCGGCGAGGGCCAACGGGCCCTCATGGCCGCGGCCCTTGCACAGGGGACCCCTTGTCTTCTGCTGGACGAGCCCACCGCGTTCCTGGACCACCGGCACCAACAGGAGGTGCTCAACCTGCTCATGGCGCTTAAGGACGGCGGGACGGGTGGAGAAAAGGGGATGCTGATGGTGACCCACGACGTAAACCTGGCATTGGCATGGGCGGACCGGGTGGTGGCCATGAGGGACGGGGAGGCGCTTTTCACCCTTCCACCGCACCAGATAGGCCCCTCGGAGCTAGAGGAGGTCTTCAACGTGCCCTTCGTCATGCTCACCGACCAGCGGGGCAGGGGGTGCTTGATGCCGGAGGTCATGCTGCGATGA
- a CDS encoding helical backbone metal receptor, giving the protein MNREKGAGGPLCVFSRSSVAGGPKPWGTTPKAFGLAVLLLLHLLAVPAGPAAGAPRRIVSLSPSGTEILFALGLGANVAAVTTFCDHPKEALSKPKIGGFADVSIESLLAMKADLVVLQDIHSPLARQLLRAKIPWVMLRQNSVEDVLRSIRELASACNVNDKGRSLTSSITAQMNRTAKAIQSRRSSKKPKVLVCVSREMESSRITSFYAAGPGTFYDQLITMAGGTNAVPKGSPQYPLVYPEGLMAMNPDVIIDLIGDSRFYHGSSTFNRKETFKKDNVLAQWERSFPWLGAVRSHKVAVLEGTLYLRPGPRMPKTLKGFASAIWGEEVPGKR; this is encoded by the coding sequence TTGAATCGTGAAAAGGGGGCCGGGGGTCCCCTTTGTGTTTTTTCCCGTTCGTCCGTCGCCGGCGGGCCAAAGCCTTGGGGAACTACTCCGAAGGCCTTCGGGCTGGCGGTCCTTCTTCTTCTCCATCTCCTCGCGGTCCCCGCCGGCCCAGCCGCCGGAGCCCCAAGGCGGATAGTGTCCCTATCGCCGTCGGGCACGGAGATCCTGTTCGCCCTGGGACTTGGAGCGAACGTGGCGGCGGTCACCACCTTCTGCGACCACCCCAAGGAGGCCCTCTCCAAACCTAAGATCGGGGGCTTCGCGGACGTGAGCATCGAGTCGCTTTTGGCCATGAAGGCGGACCTGGTGGTGCTCCAGGACATCCACTCCCCGCTGGCAAGGCAGCTCTTAAGGGCCAAGATACCATGGGTGATGCTAAGACAGAACAGCGTGGAGGACGTGCTGAGATCGATACGGGAACTGGCCTCCGCCTGCAATGTCAACGATAAGGGACGATCCCTCACCTCCTCCATAACGGCCCAGATGAACCGAACGGCCAAAGCCATCCAATCCCGCAGGAGCTCCAAGAAGCCCAAGGTCCTGGTGTGCGTCTCCCGGGAGATGGAAAGCAGCCGCATAACGTCCTTCTACGCCGCAGGCCCCGGCACATTCTACGACCAGCTGATAACCATGGCGGGGGGTACCAACGCCGTTCCCAAAGGCTCCCCCCAATACCCGCTGGTCTACCCTGAGGGGCTCATGGCCATGAACCCCGACGTGATAATCGATCTAATCGGCGACAGCCGCTTCTACCACGGATCCTCCACATTCAACCGCAAGGAGACGTTCAAAAAGGACAACGTCCTGGCCCAATGGGAGAGGTCGTTCCCGTGGCTTGGAGCCGTCAGGTCCCACAAGGTGGCGGTACTGGAGGGCACCTTGTACCTACGTCCAGGCCCCAGGATGCCGAAGACCCTTAAGGGGTTCGCCTCCGCCATATGGGGAGAGGAGGTCCCAGGGAAGCGATGA